The following coding sequences are from one Streptomyces angustmyceticus window:
- a CDS encoding type II toxin-antitoxin system VapB family antitoxin, which translates to MIFKRIGNGRPYPDHGRESTRQWADVAPRPVRLDQLVTTKQQLDLETLLAEDSTFYGDLFAHVVKWEGDLYLEDGLHRAVRAALQQRQVLHARVLELG; encoded by the coding sequence GTGATCTTCAAGCGCATCGGAAACGGTCGGCCGTACCCGGACCACGGCCGGGAGAGCACCCGCCAGTGGGCGGACGTCGCCCCGCGCCCGGTACGCCTCGACCAGTTGGTGACGACCAAGCAGCAGCTCGATCTCGAAACGCTGCTCGCCGAGGACTCCACGTTCTACGGCGACCTCTTCGCGCACGTCGTGAAGTGGGAGGGCGACCTCTATCTGGAGGACGGGCTGCACCGCGCGGTGCGCGCGGCGCTCCAGCAGCGCCAGGTGCTGCACGCCCGCGTGCTCGAACTGGGCTGA
- a CDS encoding LytR C-terminal domain-containing protein: MSMLTPPGMGGKKYRITGDRYPRMRRPRHRRRIVLTVVATACVLGLAAWGTLQLIDVFGGRTSSARAASQGEQHCRDGGKAEAAQAGAAAQKMPAPGALTVNVFNATPRSGLAKRTADELQKRGFKIGKVGNAPAAYDKKVKDAGILLGPQASDAPLKVLATQLAGAQQKTDGRKGTDLDLIIGDAFKDLTPQQNAAKSLALLTHPSPAPAAKC; this comes from the coding sequence ATGAGCATGCTGACGCCCCCAGGAATGGGCGGTAAGAAGTACCGCATCACGGGCGACAGGTATCCGCGGATGCGCCGTCCCCGCCACCGCCGCCGGATCGTCCTCACCGTCGTCGCCACGGCCTGCGTCCTCGGCCTGGCCGCCTGGGGGACCCTGCAGCTCATCGACGTCTTCGGCGGCCGCACCAGCAGCGCCCGGGCCGCCTCCCAGGGCGAACAGCACTGCCGGGACGGCGGCAAGGCGGAGGCGGCGCAGGCCGGGGCCGCCGCGCAGAAGATGCCCGCGCCCGGCGCCCTGACCGTCAATGTCTTCAACGCGACGCCGCGCTCCGGCCTCGCCAAGCGCACCGCCGACGAACTGCAGAAGCGCGGCTTCAAGATCGGCAAGGTGGGCAACGCCCCCGCCGCCTACGACAAGAAGGTCAAGGACGCGGGGATACTCCTCGGCCCCCAGGCGTCCGACGCCCCGCTGAAGGTGCTGGCCACCCAGCTCGCCGGCGCCCAGCAGAAGACCGACGGCCGCAAGGGCACCGACCTCGACCTGATCATCGGCGACGCCTTCAAGGACCTGACCCCTCAGCAGAACGCCGCGAAGTCGCTGGCCCTGCTGACGCACCCGTCCCCGGCCCCCGCCGCCAAGTGCTGA
- the upp gene encoding uracil phosphoribosyltransferase: MRIHVVDHPLVAHKLTTLRDKRTDSPTFRRLADELVTLLAYEATRDVRTEQVEIETPVTATTGVRLSHPRPLVVPILRAGLGMLDGMVRLLPTAEVGFMGMVRNEETYEAHTYATRMPDDLSGRQVYVVDPMLATGGTLVAAIRELIKRGADDVTAICLLAAPEGVEVMEKELAGTPVTVVTAAVDERLNDDRYIVPGLGDAGDRMYGTAG; the protein is encoded by the coding sequence ATGCGGATCCACGTCGTCGACCACCCGCTGGTGGCGCACAAACTCACCACACTGCGCGACAAGCGCACCGACTCCCCCACCTTCCGGCGGCTCGCCGACGAGCTGGTGACCCTGCTCGCCTACGAGGCCACCCGTGATGTGCGCACCGAGCAGGTCGAGATCGAGACCCCCGTGACGGCCACCACCGGTGTGCGGCTCTCGCACCCGCGGCCCCTGGTCGTGCCGATCCTGCGGGCCGGTCTGGGCATGCTGGACGGCATGGTGCGGCTGCTGCCCACCGCCGAGGTCGGCTTCATGGGCATGGTGCGCAACGAGGAGACGTACGAGGCGCACACCTACGCCACGCGGATGCCCGACGACCTCTCGGGCCGTCAGGTCTACGTCGTCGACCCGATGCTCGCCACGGGCGGCACGCTGGTCGCGGCGATCCGTGAGCTGATCAAGCGCGGTGCGGACGACGTCACCGCGATCTGCCTGCTGGCCGCGCCGGAGGGTGTCGAGGTCATGGAGAAGGAGCTGGCCGGCACGCCGGTGACGGTGGTCACCGCGGCGGTCGACGAGCGGCTGAACGACGACCGCTACATCGTGCCGGGCCTCGGCGACGCGGGGGACCGGATGTACGGCACGGCCGGCTGA
- a CDS encoding tRNA adenosine deaminase-associated protein, with the protein MYFAALLARTEDGWEASDTELDDVETLTDLADLAREAAVDDDTVVAFIEQEDAWFGVVRVDGEDDPRVFLSNAAAAAKSSYGAMLTDELLGRDEDDAADDLDSLDLDGTEDGEPEPEPDDNVDDNDPLESVNGSDGPPHGPLGDAALLADLGVSEKELLALDGDALGTIADSLGCTEVLEAVR; encoded by the coding sequence GTGTACTTCGCCGCACTGCTCGCGCGCACCGAAGACGGGTGGGAAGCGAGCGATACGGAGCTCGACGATGTGGAGACGCTGACCGATCTGGCCGATCTGGCCCGAGAGGCGGCGGTCGACGACGACACGGTGGTGGCCTTCATCGAGCAGGAGGACGCCTGGTTCGGCGTCGTCCGGGTGGACGGCGAGGACGACCCACGGGTCTTCCTCTCCAACGCCGCCGCCGCCGCCAAAAGCTCGTACGGCGCGATGCTGACCGACGAGCTGCTCGGCCGCGATGAGGACGACGCGGCCGACGACCTCGACAGCCTCGACCTGGACGGCACGGAGGACGGCGAACCCGAACCCGAACCCGACGACAACGTGGACGACAACGACCCCCTGGAGTCGGTGAACGGCTCCGACGGCCCGCCGCACGGCCCGCTCGGCGATGCCGCCCTGCTGGCCGACCTGGGAGTCAGCGAGAAGGAACTGCTGGCCCTGGACGGCGATGCGCTGGGCACCATCGCCGACTCGCTGGGCTGCACGGAGGTCCTCGAAGCCGTGCGCTGA
- a CDS encoding nucleoside deaminase — MTVPPSASHPSPAPDPLRDPWIAPMRQALDEAARAPGTGDVPVGAVVLSADGTVLGTGRNAREATGDPTAHAEILALRAAARTLREEAALPRSARPEPAGGAAAAGAGRRPGEWRLTDCTLVVTLEPCTMCAGAIVLSRVDRVVYGARDAKAGAAGSLWDVVRDRRLNHRPEVVTGVLEADCAALLTDFFRDR, encoded by the coding sequence ATGACCGTCCCCCCATCCGCCTCTCACCCCTCCCCCGCGCCCGACCCGCTGCGCGATCCCTGGATCGCGCCGATGCGGCAGGCGCTGGACGAGGCCGCCCGAGCCCCCGGGACCGGTGACGTCCCGGTGGGCGCCGTCGTGCTGTCCGCGGACGGCACGGTCCTCGGCACCGGCCGCAACGCGCGCGAGGCCACCGGCGATCCGACCGCCCACGCCGAGATCCTCGCGCTGCGGGCGGCGGCCCGGACCCTGCGCGAGGAGGCCGCGCTCCCGCGCTCCGCCCGGCCGGAGCCGGCGGGAGGCGCCGCCGCGGCGGGCGCCGGGCGGCGGCCGGGCGAGTGGCGGCTGACGGACTGCACGCTCGTCGTCACCCTGGAGCCGTGCACGATGTGCGCCGGCGCGATCGTGCTCTCCCGCGTCGACCGCGTCGTCTACGGTGCCCGCGACGCCAAGGCCGGCGCGGCCGGCTCCCTGTGGGACGTGGTCCGTGACCGACGTCTCAACCACCGTCCCGAAGTCGTCACCGGCGTCCTGGAAGCCGACTGCGCGGCCCTGCTGACCGACTTCTTCCGGGACCGCTGA
- a CDS encoding DUF2127 domain-containing protein — translation MKIDWDRRTCARRGHITYLPHEEHLRDKLRADTALGEAWRCLRCGDFALGTPHGSGPAADAPLVPRGKVLRDLFVLRFLAVERAVRGVFIVLAALGVWQFSNRKDAVRRFFDEYVAVLRPVARHFHYDLDHSPVVGTIQKTFGYRHSTLLLVAALLLAYALVEIVEGVGLWRAKRWAEYLTVVATAAFLPLEIYELTEKVSWLKIATLVINILAVLYIALTKRLFGLRGGREAFDEERHSASLLEVETSAGVPATAHNG, via the coding sequence ATGAAGATCGACTGGGACCGGCGTACCTGCGCGCGCCGCGGGCACATCACCTACCTCCCGCACGAGGAGCACCTCAGGGACAAGCTGCGCGCGGACACCGCTCTCGGCGAGGCCTGGCGCTGCCTGCGCTGCGGCGACTTCGCCCTCGGCACCCCGCACGGCTCGGGCCCGGCCGCCGACGCGCCGCTGGTCCCGCGCGGCAAGGTCCTGCGCGACCTGTTCGTCCTGCGGTTCCTGGCCGTCGAGCGAGCGGTGCGCGGTGTGTTCATCGTGCTGGCCGCGCTCGGCGTATGGCAGTTCAGCAACCGCAAGGACGCGGTCCGCCGGTTCTTCGACGAGTACGTCGCCGTGCTCCGCCCGGTGGCCCGGCACTTCCACTACGACCTGGACCACTCGCCGGTCGTCGGCACCATCCAGAAGACCTTCGGCTACCGCCACTCCACCCTGCTGCTGGTGGCCGCGCTGCTCCTGGCGTACGCCCTGGTGGAGATCGTCGAGGGCGTCGGCCTGTGGCGCGCCAAGCGGTGGGCGGAGTATCTGACGGTGGTGGCGACGGCGGCCTTCCTGCCGCTGGAGATCTACGAGCTGACCGAGAAGGTCAGCTGGCTCAAGATCGCCACGCTGGTGATCAACATCCTCGCGGTGCTCTACATCGCGCTCACCAAGCGGCTCTTCGGGCTGCGCGGCGGCCGCGAGGCCTTCGACGAGGAGCGGCACAGTGCCTCTCTTCTGGAGGTCGAGACCTCGGCCGGAGTGCCCGCCACCGCCCATAATGGCTGA
- a CDS encoding Dabb family protein translates to MIRHLVLFKLNEGVSRDEERVRAGVRAFQALEGEIPELSFWECAWNITDRPIAYDFAVNSAVADTDALKRYLEHPAHQAAAAQWREFATWVIADYEF, encoded by the coding sequence GTGATCCGCCACCTGGTCCTGTTCAAGCTCAATGAAGGTGTCTCCCGCGACGAGGAGCGGGTGCGGGCCGGCGTCCGCGCCTTCCAGGCGCTGGAGGGCGAGATTCCGGAGCTGTCGTTCTGGGAGTGCGCCTGGAACATCACCGACCGCCCGATCGCCTACGACTTCGCCGTCAACTCCGCCGTGGCCGACACGGACGCCCTCAAGCGCTACCTCGAGCACCCGGCCCACCAGGCCGCCGCCGCCCAGTGGCGCGAATTCGCCACCTGGGTGATCGCCGACTACGAATTCTGA
- a CDS encoding RNA polymerase sigma factor SigF encodes MTVTARTAPKAPSRESRSADTRALTQVLFAELTDLEPGTPEHTRVRAALIEANLPLVRYAAARFRSRNEPMEDVIQVGTIGLINAIDRFDPDRGVQFPTFAMPTVVGEIKRYFRDNVRTVHVPRRLHELWVQVNGATEDLTVLHGRSPTTAEIAERLKIGEDEVLACLEAGRSYHATSLEAAQEGDGLPGLLDRLGYEDPELAGVEHRDLVRHLLVQLPEREQRILLLRYYSNLTQSQISAELGVSQMHVSRLLSRSFARLRSANRIDA; translated from the coding sequence GTGACCGTGACGGCCCGTACTGCGCCCAAGGCTCCATCCCGCGAGAGCCGTAGCGCGGACACGCGGGCGCTCACGCAGGTGCTGTTCGCGGAGTTGACGGACCTCGAACCCGGCACCCCCGAACACACCCGGGTCCGTGCCGCACTCATCGAAGCCAACCTGCCACTGGTCCGCTACGCCGCGGCCCGCTTCCGCAGCCGCAATGAGCCGATGGAGGACGTCATCCAGGTCGGCACCATCGGCCTGATCAACGCGATCGACCGGTTCGACCCGGACCGGGGCGTCCAGTTCCCCACCTTCGCCATGCCCACCGTCGTCGGCGAGATCAAACGCTACTTTCGAGACAATGTCCGCACGGTCCATGTACCGCGCCGCCTCCACGAGCTGTGGGTGCAGGTCAACGGCGCGACGGAGGACCTGACGGTGCTGCACGGCCGCTCCCCCACCACCGCCGAGATCGCCGAGCGGCTGAAGATCGGCGAGGACGAGGTGCTGGCCTGCCTGGAGGCGGGCCGCTCGTATCACGCCACCTCTCTGGAGGCCGCCCAGGAGGGCGACGGCCTGCCCGGCCTGCTCGACCGCCTCGGCTACGAGGACCCGGAGCTGGCCGGCGTCGAGCACCGCGACCTCGTACGGCACCTCCTGGTCCAGCTGCCCGAGCGCGAGCAGCGGATCCTTCTGCTGCGTTACTACAGCAATCTGACGCAGTCACAGATCAGTGCGGAGCTGGGGGTGTCGCAGATGCATGTGTCGCGGCTACTGTCGCGGAGCTTCGCCCGACTGCGATCCGCAAACAGGATCGACGCGTAG
- a CDS encoding RNA polymerase sigma factor SigF has protein sequence MSVELGSSKVLPAIPAPAPHVHDDDAINTRTLSRSLFLRLASLDKDCAERTYVRDTLIELNLPLVRYAAARFRSRNEPMEDIVQVGTIGLIKAIDRFDCERGVEFPTFAMPTVVGEIKRFFRDTSWSVRVPRRLQELRLALTKASDELSQKLDRSPTVPELALCLGVSEEDVVDGLAVGNAYTASSLDSPSPEDDGGEGSLADRLGYEDSALEGVEYRESLKPLLAKLPARERQIIMLRFFANMTQSQIGEEVGISQMHVSRLLTRTLAQLREGLISD, from the coding sequence ATGTCCGTAGAACTGGGCAGCTCGAAGGTGCTTCCCGCGATTCCCGCGCCCGCACCACACGTGCATGACGACGACGCCATCAACACCCGCACGCTCTCCCGCTCCCTGTTCCTGCGGCTGGCCTCGCTCGACAAGGACTGCGCGGAACGTACGTACGTCCGTGACACGCTCATCGAACTGAACCTCCCTCTGGTGCGCTACGCGGCGGCCCGCTTCCGCAGCCGCAACGAGCCGATGGAGGACATCGTCCAGGTCGGCACGATCGGTTTGATCAAGGCGATCGACCGTTTCGACTGCGAACGCGGCGTGGAATTCCCGACGTTCGCGATGCCCACCGTGGTCGGTGAGATCAAGCGCTTCTTCCGCGACACGTCGTGGTCGGTCCGCGTCCCGCGCCGGCTCCAGGAGCTCCGGCTCGCCCTCACCAAGGCCAGCGACGAGCTCTCCCAGAAGCTGGACCGCTCCCCCACCGTCCCCGAACTGGCCCTGTGCCTGGGGGTGTCGGAGGAGGACGTCGTCGACGGCCTGGCCGTCGGCAACGCGTACACCGCCTCCTCGCTCGACTCCCCGTCCCCCGAGGACGACGGCGGCGAGGGCTCCCTCGCGGACCGCCTGGGCTACGAGGACAGCGCCCTGGAGGGCGTGGAGTACCGCGAGTCCCTCAAGCCCCTGCTGGCCAAACTCCCGGCCCGCGAGCGCCAGATCATCATGCTGCGCTTCTTCGCCAACATGACGCAGTCCCAGATCGGCGAGGAGGTCGGCATCTCCCAGATGCACGTCTCCCGCCTGCTCACCCGCACCCTGGCGCAGCTGCGCGAGGGCCTCATCTCCGACTGA
- a CDS encoding VOC family protein — MPQITPNLWFDTQGKEAAEFYCSVFPNSEIKNVTYYNEAGPRPAGTVLTVEFALDGQEYTAINGGPQFTFDEAISLMVVCADQDEIDYYWTKLSEGGEEGPCGWLKDKYGLSWQVAPGGMTELLNDPDQERAARAMKAMLGMKKIDIAALQAAADQV; from the coding sequence ATGCCCCAGATCACCCCCAACCTGTGGTTCGACACCCAGGGCAAGGAAGCCGCGGAGTTCTACTGCTCGGTGTTCCCGAACTCGGAGATCAAGAACGTCACCTACTACAACGAGGCAGGTCCGCGCCCTGCGGGGACCGTGCTGACGGTCGAGTTCGCGCTCGACGGCCAGGAGTACACCGCGATCAACGGCGGGCCCCAGTTCACCTTCGACGAGGCGATCTCCCTGATGGTCGTCTGCGCCGACCAGGACGAGATCGACTACTACTGGACCAAGCTCTCCGAGGGCGGCGAGGAGGGCCCCTGTGGCTGGCTGAAGGACAAGTACGGCCTGTCCTGGCAGGTCGCGCCCGGCGGCATGACAGAGCTGCTGAACGACCCGGACCAGGAGCGGGCGGCCCGCGCCATGAAGGCCATGCTCGGCATGAAGAAGATCGACATCGCCGCCCTCCAGGCGGCGGCCGACCAGGTGTAG
- a CDS encoding MarR family winged helix-turn-helix transcriptional regulator — protein sequence MVVIYPAEVTAASGPVPDPVDALLSAWRSELPDVLRPTTELSKRIAQLAAALDAATRGVLPELGLTVAEFDILVALRRSGEPYRMKPNELVRVLLLSSGGLSNVVNHLAGRGLVVREPAPDDGRSTMIRLTPDGVRTAECAVRAHADAHEAVFAQASPAAVQAAARALREVGVQRRSVPRPLRAGRNRSRS from the coding sequence ATGGTGGTGATCTATCCTGCCGAGGTGACCGCGGCATCCGGACCAGTCCCCGACCCCGTCGATGCGCTGCTGAGCGCCTGGCGCAGCGAGCTGCCGGATGTGCTCCGCCCGACCACCGAGCTGTCGAAGCGGATAGCGCAGCTCGCCGCGGCCCTGGACGCGGCCACCCGCGGCGTGCTCCCCGAGCTCGGTCTGACCGTCGCCGAGTTCGACATCCTCGTCGCCCTGCGCAGGTCCGGTGAGCCGTACCGGATGAAGCCGAACGAGCTGGTCCGCGTCCTCCTGCTGTCCTCCGGCGGCCTGAGCAACGTCGTCAACCACCTCGCCGGCCGCGGACTCGTGGTCCGTGAACCCGCACCGGACGACGGCCGCAGCACCATGATCCGGCTGACCCCGGACGGGGTGCGCACCGCCGAGTGCGCCGTCCGCGCCCACGCCGACGCCCATGAAGCGGTCTTCGCCCAGGCGTCGCCCGCCGCCGTGCAGGCGGCCGCCCGTGCGCTGCGCGAGGTGGGCGTCCAGCGCCGCTCGGTGCCCCGGCCCCTACGGGCGGGACGGAACCGCAGCCGGTCCTGA
- a CDS encoding amidohydrolase family protein yields the protein MGIEHRPAPRLLLRGGLVIDTAPHPVVHPHTDVLVEGDRIAAVGRDLPLDDTGAGLEVIDARTMIVLPGFVDAHRHLWQGVLRSAAVDASLDGYFSRILGDLAGRFTPADVYTGNLLGALECLDAGVTTVQDFSHVQYSPEHTAAAVEALREAGIRAVFGYGYPVFDETARQADWVRKARTTHFTSRDALVTMALAPVGPSFTAPEAVREDWLLARELGLPVAVHVSAGPVAERPIAALREQGLLTAGTLYVHGNSLPDSELRLIAESGGAVAITPAIEASMRFGAPMAGRLRRAGVTTGLGADAVTSAAGDMFSQMRAALMSSHFDADTEESAVTAADVLRMATAEGATALGLGDEVGSLGVGKRADLVLLRADALNLAPATHDPIGAVVTAAHPGNVDTVLVAGRAVKRDGRLRYENLGGVLAEAHRAGERLGVSGP from the coding sequence ATGGGTATCGAGCACCGCCCCGCCCCGCGCCTGCTGCTGCGCGGCGGTCTGGTCATCGACACCGCCCCCCACCCCGTCGTCCACCCGCACACCGATGTCCTCGTCGAGGGCGACCGGATCGCCGCCGTGGGCCGCGACCTGCCGCTCGACGACACCGGCGCCGGCCTGGAGGTGATCGACGCCCGCACGATGATCGTGCTGCCCGGCTTCGTAGACGCCCACCGGCACCTGTGGCAGGGAGTCCTGCGGTCCGCCGCGGTCGACGCGAGCCTCGACGGCTACTTCAGCCGGATCCTCGGTGACCTGGCCGGCCGCTTCACGCCCGCCGACGTGTACACCGGCAACCTCCTGGGGGCGCTGGAGTGCCTGGACGCGGGGGTCACCACCGTCCAGGACTTCTCCCACGTCCAGTACTCGCCGGAGCACACCGCGGCCGCCGTCGAGGCGCTGCGGGAAGCGGGCATCCGGGCCGTCTTCGGCTACGGCTACCCCGTCTTCGACGAGACCGCCCGGCAGGCCGACTGGGTGCGCAAGGCCCGCACCACCCACTTCACCTCGCGCGACGCGCTGGTCACGATGGCCCTGGCCCCGGTCGGCCCGTCCTTCACGGCGCCGGAGGCGGTGCGGGAGGACTGGCTGCTCGCCCGCGAGCTGGGGCTGCCCGTCGCGGTCCATGTGAGCGCCGGGCCGGTGGCCGAGCGGCCGATCGCCGCCCTGCGGGAACAGGGGCTGCTCACGGCCGGCACCCTGTACGTCCACGGGAACTCGCTGCCGGACTCCGAGCTGCGGCTGATCGCCGAGTCCGGCGGGGCCGTGGCGATCACACCGGCGATCGAGGCGTCGATGCGGTTCGGCGCGCCGATGGCGGGCCGGCTGCGCCGGGCGGGCGTCACCACGGGGCTGGGCGCGGACGCGGTGACCTCGGCGGCGGGCGACATGTTCTCGCAGATGCGCGCCGCGTTGATGAGCAGTCACTTCGACGCCGACACGGAGGAGTCCGCGGTCACGGCGGCCGACGTGCTGCGGATGGCCACCGCGGAGGGGGCCACGGCCCTCGGCCTGGGCGACGAGGTGGGCTCGCTGGGCGTCGGCAAGCGCGCCGACCTCGTCCTGCTGCGTGCCGATGCCCTCAACCTCGCCCCGGCGACCCACGATCCGATCGGCGCGGTGGTGACCGCCGCACACCCCGGGAACGTCGACACGGTGCTGGTGGCGGGGCGGGCGGTCAAGCGGGACGGGCGGCTGCGGTACGAGAACCTCGGCGGCGTACTGGCCGAGGCCCATCGCGCCGGCGAACGCCTCGGGGTGTCCGGGCCCTGA
- a CDS encoding helix-turn-helix domain-containing protein produces the protein MLNETVFRSEDVPAADRFDYWTEMLGRAHAPMELRSDYADDFRGSQRVLDLGAVTAWRAVFQPVVFRRTPKLIRQSDPETYHLCLVVRGAGSCVWRHRETRYGPDDLFINSSTLPNDVHSSGDPVTTVALEVPKALVPLPRDLTRRIVGVPVSTREGMGALLARFLTQLTTDTAAYRPSDGPRLGTVLTELVGALFAHTLEAGRCLPPETHRRTLILRIQAFIRENLHDPHLTPSAIAAAHHLSAGYLHRLFRDEDATVAEWIRRRRLEAARRDLADPALRATPIQTIAARWGFPRATDFSRAHRAAYGTTPKEHRHQALHGHE, from the coding sequence GTGTTGAACGAGACGGTGTTCCGGAGCGAGGACGTACCCGCGGCGGACCGGTTCGACTACTGGACCGAGATGCTGGGCCGTGCCCACGCCCCCATGGAGCTGCGCAGCGATTACGCCGACGACTTCCGGGGCTCCCAGCGGGTACTGGACCTCGGCGCCGTCACCGCGTGGCGCGCCGTCTTCCAGCCGGTGGTCTTCCGGCGCACACCGAAGCTGATCCGGCAGTCCGACCCCGAGACCTACCACCTCTGCCTCGTCGTCCGCGGGGCCGGGTCCTGCGTGTGGCGGCACCGGGAGACCCGGTACGGGCCGGACGACCTCTTCATCAACTCCTCCACCCTGCCGAACGACGTCCACAGCAGCGGGGACCCGGTCACGACCGTGGCGCTGGAGGTCCCCAAGGCCCTGGTGCCGCTGCCGCGCGATCTGACCCGCCGGATCGTCGGGGTGCCCGTGTCGACCCGGGAAGGCATGGGCGCCCTCCTGGCCCGGTTCCTCACCCAGCTGACCACGGACACGGCCGCCTACCGGCCCTCCGACGGCCCCCGGCTGGGCACGGTCCTGACCGAACTGGTCGGCGCGCTCTTCGCCCACACGCTCGAAGCCGGCCGCTGCCTCCCCCCGGAGACCCACCGGCGGACCCTCATCCTGCGCATCCAGGCGTTCATCCGGGAGAACCTGCACGACCCGCACCTCACCCCGAGCGCGATCGCCGCGGCGCACCACCTCTCCGCCGGCTATCTGCACCGGCTCTTCCGGGACGAGGACGCCACGGTCGCCGAGTGGATCCGCCGCCGGCGCCTGGAGGCGGCCCGCCGCGACCTCGCCGACCCGGCGCTCCGCGCCACCCCGATCCAGACCATCGCCGCCCGCTGGGGATTCCCCCGCGCCACCGACTTCAGCCGCGCCCATCGCGCCGCCTACGGCACCACGCCCAAGGAACACCGGCACCAGGCGCTCCACGGCCACGAGTGA